A genomic window from Populus nigra chromosome 7, ddPopNigr1.1, whole genome shotgun sequence includes:
- the LOC133700183 gene encoding agamous-like MADS-box protein AGL62 — MATKVIKKQSLGRQKIEIKKIENKSSLEVTFTKRRKGLFNKASELCVLTGAEAAVIAFSPGKKAFAFGFPSVDTVIDRYMSENTEEGRSVNTSASHHRVVQESRKQYAEALAKKEEEKKRVETMKEGGNVGFGRDRFWWDLSIEDMGLEELERYVASMEELKKNVGIRVDELEKASNSPSRFLDLDSGLNAKGIDRYI; from the coding sequence ATGGCCACCAAAGTGATCAAGAAGCAAAGCCTAGGCCGCCAAAAGATCGAGatcaagaaaatagaaaacaaaagctCCCTAGAAGTTACTTTCACAAAGCGTCGCAAAGGTCTTTTTAACAAGGCTAGTGAGCTCTGCGTCCTAACCGGAGCTGAGGCAGCAGTTATAGCATTCTCTCCGGGCAAGAAGGCCTTCGCCTTTGGTTTTCCCTCTGTGGACACCGTTATAGACCGCTATATGAGCGAAAATACAGAAGAGGGAAGATCAGTGAATACAAGTGCTAGTCATCATCGAGTGGTCCAGGAGAGCAGGAAGCAATATGCAGAGGCCCTTGCgaagaaggaggaggaaaaGAAGCGAGTGGAGACGATGAAAGAAGGTGGGAACGTTGGGTTTGGACGGGATAGGTTTTGGTGGGATCTAAGTATAGAAGACATGGGATTGGAGGAGCTTGAGCGGTATGTGGCTTCAATGGAAGAGCTTAAGAAGAATGTTGGAATTAGGGTTGATGAGTTGGAGAAGGCAAGCAACTCTCCATCCAGATTCTTGGATTTGGACTCCGGCCTCAACGCAAAGGGTATTGATAGATATATATGA
- the LOC133698344 gene encoding uncharacterized membrane protein At1g16860-like, translating to MGTRIQSHQLKNGLFVSGRPEQQQKEKQPTMAARAVPYTGGDIKKSGELGKMFDIPAVVEPPKAPPSRASTSSSGSIRNSSSGPIRNSSGPLNVVLPTGLFTSGPLGSGPLGSGPQRRSGQLDNSAVGSGTGSGSSKALYGSAVTSLAGDVKVGFRVSRPVVWVVMVVVVMGLLVGAFLMVAVKKAVILLAVGAVLVPLIVGLIWNYAWGRRVLLGFVRRYPDTELRGAIDGQYVKVTGVVTCGSIPLESSYQKVHRCVYVSTELYEFRGLGGKSAHSKHRFFSWGSRHSEKFVADFYISDFQSGLRALVKAGYGAKVAPFVREATVVDVKKENMDLSSSFLRWLADRNLSSDDRIMRLKEGYIKEGSTVSVMGVVRRHDNVLMIVPHQEPLSTGCQWFRCLLPTYVEGLVLTCDDNQNGDVVPV from the exons ATGGGTACCCGAATTCAGTCTCACCAGCTCAAAAACGGGTTGTTCGTGTCTGGTCGACCTGAACAGcaacaaaaagagaaacaacCCACCATGGCTGCACGCGCAGTGCCTTACACAGGCGGTGACATTAAGAAATCCGGCGAGTTAGGCAAAATGTTTGACATCCCAGCAGTGGTTGAACCACCAAAGGCACCACCTTCACGTGCTTCTACTTCTTCAAGTGGATCCATCAGAAACTCTTCTTCTGGTCCTATTAGAAATTCTTCAGGTCCGTTGAACGTTGTCCTACCGACAGGGCTCTTCACCTCAGGTCCACTTGGTTCCGGCCCATTGGGCTCTGGCCCACAAAGAAGATCGGGCCAGCTTGACAACAGCGCTGTCGGTTCGGGTACAGGATCCGGATCAAGCAAGGCACTTTATGGGTCAGCAGTGACTAGCTTGGCTGGTGATGTGAAggtggggtttagggtttcaagGCCAGTGGTGTGGGTGGTGATGGTAGTGGTGGTGATGGGGTTGCTTGTTGGGGCTTTTTTGATGGTTGCAGTTAAAAAAGCTGTGATCTTACTGGCTGTTGGGGCTGTTTTGGTGCCTTTGATTGTGGGGTTGATTTGGAATTATGCATGGGGAAGGAGAGTGTTGTTAGGGTTTGTTAGGAGATACCCTGATACTGAGCTTAGAGGAGCCATTGATGGACAGTATGTCAAGGTTACTGGG GTTGTCACCTGTGGCAGTATACCTTTGGAGTCATCTTACCAGAAGGTACACAGATGTGTATATGTTTCAACAGAGTTGTATGAATTTAGAGGGTTGGGTGGAAAGTCTGCCCATTCAAAGCATCGCTTTTTCTCATGGGGATCCAGACATTCAGAG AAGTTTGTTGCTGATTTTTACATATCAGATTTCCAATCTGGACTAAGAGCACTAGTAAAGGCAGGCTATGGAGCCAAGGTTGCTCCATTTGTCAGGGAAGCTACAGTAGTGGACGTGAAAAAGGAGAACATGGACTTGTCTTCCAGCTTTTTACGCTGGTTAGCTGATCGCAACCTTTCAAGCGATGACAGGATCATGCGTCTCAAAGAAGG GTATATCAAAGAAGGGAGCACTGTAAGCGTGATGGGTGTTGTTCGGCGACACGATAACGTGCTGATGATTGTCCCCCACCAAGAGCCTCTCTCAACAGGTTGTCAGTGGTTCCGATGCCTCCTCCCAACCTATGTTGAAGGCCTTGTTTTGACATGCGATGATAATCAAAATGGTGACGTGGTTCCCGTGTAG